The following proteins are co-located in the Palaemon carinicauda isolate YSFRI2023 chromosome 3, ASM3689809v2, whole genome shotgun sequence genome:
- the LOC137638670 gene encoding LOW QUALITY PROTEIN: beta,beta-carotene 15,15'-dioxygenase-like (The sequence of the model RefSeq protein was modified relative to this genomic sequence to represent the inferred CDS: deleted 2 bases in 2 codons) gives MATSEEHCVWLRNCKKETAKEVQGVVKGTIPEWLEGRLTRNGPGMLEVGDTQYRHLFDSLAMLHQFNISAGRVTYRSRFLDSDTFRKNTEANRIVVTEFGTAAYPDPCQTLYGRFKSMFTSPEKKISDNCLVSVCQVTDEMYALTETSLVRRVDPKTLETLDKVNLHDYIALNLATAHPHVEPDGRVYNIGSSFTSYKGPCYNIVEMPMGKIEGAKVVASLKPLRRTSPSYFHSFAITENYFVLVEQPLVFRFGKVLSGVFTNKPPVNSLTWLPNEKVVFRVVKRSTGELLPTHYTSNAFVTFHHTNAYEEGGNLVMDLSGTEDGEIVKMLFIANLQKDTTDKTRILYGSSMRRYVIPLNNVHTAATGENLIKMKDTTCTAIKQENGSVHCTTQILHPDFFDMPRINYKRNGKKYRYAYGVGTKGNDLQFERLLKLDVKTCKMSVFTEDKFTLAEPVFVQDPNAKEEDDGVLLTTLLSKLDPLYVALLVLDAKDMTEKARVEFKTKGKVTSAFHGQYVGAHENIHAF, from the exons ATGGCCACCTCTGAAGAACATTGCGTGTGGCTCAGGAATTGTAAGAAG GAAACTGCAAAAGAAGTACAAGGGGTTGTCAAGGGCACCATACCAGAATGGTTGGAAGGCAGACTGACACGAAACGGCCCTGGGATGCTGGAGGTCGGAGACACACAGTACAGGCATCTCTTTGACTCCCTAGCTATGCTGCACCAGTTCAACATATCCGCAGGACGAGTCACGTACAGATCGCGTTTCCTCGACAGC GACACGTTCCGTAAAAACACAGAAGCGAACCGCATCGTGGTGACCGAGTTTGGCACGGCTGCCTATCCGGACCCCTGTCAGACCCTCTATGGGCGCTTCAAGAGCATGTTCACTTCGCCCGAGAAGAAGATATCGGATAACTGCCTCGTCAGCGTCTGTCAGGTTACGGATGAGATGTATGCCCTAACCGAGACGTCCCTTGTCAGGAGAGTCGACCCAAAAACGTTGGAAACTCTCGATAAG GTGAACTTACACGATTACATAGCCCTGAACttggccacagcccaccctcacgtCGAACCCGATGGAAGAGTCTATAACATAGGTTCCTCTTTCACGAGCTATAAGGGACCCTGTTACAACATAGTTGAGATGCCTATGGGTAAAATCGAAGGCGCCAAAGTCGTGGCCTCTCTGAAGCCCTTGCGACGGACAAGTCCCTCTTACTTCCACAGCTTTGCCATCACAGAGAACTACTTCGTCCTGGTAGAGCAGCCATTGGTATTTAGGTTTGGAAAAGTGCTATCTGGAGTGTTCACGAATAAACCACCCGTCAATTCTCTCACATGGCTCCCAAACGAAAAAGTAGTCTTTAGGGTGGTCAAGAGATCCACTGGGGAACTGCTGCCGACACACTACACTTCCAATGCTTTTGTTACGTTCCACCACACCAACGCCTACGAGGAAGGGGGTAACCTCGTTATGGATTTGAGCGGAACGGAGGATGGAGAAATTGTGAAAATGCTATTCATTGCAAACTTGCAAAAAGATACGACAGACAAAACAAGAATATTGTACGGTTCGAGCATGCGTAGGTACGTCATACCCTTGAACAACGTTCATACGGCTGCTACTGGGGAGAATTTGATCAAAATGAAGGACACCACCTGCACGGCTATCAAGCAGGAAAACGGATCTGTCCACTGCACAACACAAATTCTCCATCCAGACTTCTTTGACATGCCGAGGATTAATTACAAGAGGAACGGGAAAAAATACCGCTACGCTTACGGAGTGGGCACCAAAGGCAACGACTTGCAATTCGAGAGGCTTCTGAAACTGGATGTGAAAACATGCAAGATGTCAGTGTTCACGGAGGATAAGTTTACGCTGGCCGAGCCTGTTTTCGTCCAAGACCCCAACGCGAAAGAAGAAGATGAC GGGGTACTTCTGACTACGCTGCTCAGCAAATTAGATCCTCTTTATGTTGCTCTGCTGGTTTTAGATGCAAAAGACATGACAGAAAAGGCTAGGGTTGAATTCAAGACAAAAGGAAAAGTAACCTCAGCTTTCCATGGTCAATATGTTGGCGCCCATGAAAATATTCATGCATTTTAA
- the LOC137637966 gene encoding nuclear pore complex protein DDB_G0274915-like, producing the protein MRSAELTNRMSGVNRLSYTEENRGTSGIANRFNRLSSDVPQVATKGPPSGKRRRKGSYIPPNRQSNKALQGAGVKRPTNRQYDYYYESSGDYTEPQEGDGVDGTTGDEYEYTSGDGTDEQEGDGASGDTDVEYVDGSGDGGETVEVFIPDATTTTTQATTTTTTAAAPSSTTSTTTAAPSSTTSTTTAAPSSTTSTTTTRPASTTASSSTSTTVPSTGSSTVPSTVSSTVPSTGSSTVPSTGSSTASNTESSTTPSPVPSTASTPRSSTTTTTSSTTSTTTAITSTTTTTLPTPTDIVVTTSPTPYIFTTTVGSYTRGNLWVWRGRSPSGSASDQTNNNPFGQISNVPNQNSNAIGQINNPFGQISTPQDQAFNPFGQVFNGPSETSNPFGQVFNVPSQTSNPFGQVFNAPSQTVNPLGQINDAASQNTNNFGQINNLPSQTINDLGQNGSPSINQQSGFGVVRLSGRRQEDTAHEGNYTGGISSRLGAPQSNSGLRMRKMTETADKNTDTETNKAYEVMKASRKRKRMKKRRRKMKKVASTPTVPVITGFQPQEGSDLSTAKPQRELFSSLKSLQVKDSQLPEENGNKKIRRKKKVAKKPLNLLTGKR; encoded by the exons ATGAGATCAGCAGAACTGACGAACAGAATGTCTGGGGTTAACAGACTTTCTTATACTGAAGAGAACAGAGGGACGAGTGGAATTGCTAACAGATTTAACAGACTCTCTTCGGATGTTCCCCAGGTCGCAACGAAGGGCCCTCCTTCGGGAAAGAGGAGAAGAAAGGGGAGTTATATACCTCCGAATCGTCAGAGCAACAAGGCTCTTCAAGGGGCTGGGGTTAAGAGACCAACCAATAGGCAGTACGACTACTATTATGAATCTAGCGGAG ATTACACGGAACCCCAAGAAGGAGACGGTGTCGATGGCACAACTGGTGACGAGTACGAATATACTTCGGGTGATGGGACCGACGAGCAAGAAGGAGACGGAGCTTCTGGGGACACCGACGTGGAATACGTGGATGGGTCTGGGGACGGCGGTGAAACCGTCGAGGTGTTTATTCCAG ACGCCACAACAACAACCACTCAGGCGACCACTACAACCACAACAGCTGCTGCACCATCTAGTACCACTTCAACCACAACAGCTGCACCATCCAGTACCACTTCAACCACAACAGCTGCACCATCCAGTACCACTTCAACAACAACTACCAGACCTGCATCTACTACAGCTTCAAGTTCTACATCTACCACTGTTCCCAGTACAGGGTCTAGCACTGTTCCCAGTACAGTATCCAGCACTGTTCCCAGTACAGGGTCTAGCACTGTTCCTAGTACTGGATCCAGCACGGCTTCCAATACAGAGTCTAGCACTACACCCAGTCCTGTACCTAGCACTGCATCTACTCCAAGATCTTCAACCACCACAACAACCTCCAGTACCACTAGCACTACCACAGCTATCACTAGTACTACCACAACGACCTTACCTACCCCAACAGACATTGTGGTAACCACTTCACCTACGCCATACATCTTCACAACAACTGTTGGTAGTTACACCCGAGGTAATCTCTGGGTATGGAGGGGTAGGTCTCCGAGTGGGTCAGCTAGTGACCAGACAAATAACAATCCCTTTGGTCAAATTAGCAATGTTCCAAATCAAAACAGCAATGCCATTGGGCAGATAAACAATCCCTTTGGTCAAATTAGCACTCCCCAAGATCAAGCTTTCAATCCATTTGGCCAAGTCTTCAATGGGCCAAGTGAAACTTCAAATCCCTTCGGTCAAGTCTTCAATGTGCCGAGTCAAACTTCAAATCCCTTCGGTCAAGTCTTCAATGCGCCAAGTCAAACGGTTAACCCCCTCGGTCAAATCAACGACGCTGCGAGTCAAAACACTAACAATTTTGGCCAAATCAACAATTTGCCAAGTCAAACTATTAACGATTTGGGTCAAAATGGAAGTCCGTCCATCAACCAGCAAAGTGGCTTTGGAGTGGTCAGGCTAAGTGGAAGGAGACAGGAAGACACAGCTCATGAGGGTAACTACACTGGAGGTATCAGTTCCAGATTGGGAGCCCCGCAAAGCAACTCTGGCTTGCGCATGCGCAAGATGACTGAAACCGCTGATAAAAATACTGACACAGAGACCAATAAAGCATACGAAGTTATGAAAGCGAGTAGGAAACGTAAGAGAatgaagaaaaggagaaggaagatgaAGAAAGTTGCCTCAACGCCTACAGTGCCTGTAATAACAGGGTTCCAGCCACAAGAAGGTAGTGATTTGTCAACGGCTAAGCCTCAGAGAGAGCTATTCTCTTCGCTTAAGTCCCTCCAGGTAAAAGATAGCCAATTGCCAGAAGAAAATGGGAATAAAAAGATAAGGAGAAAGAAAAAGGTTGCAAAGAAACCGCTGAATCTATTGACTGGGAAAAGGTGA